The nucleotide window CTGAGCTGGGCGTATGGATGGTGAACGTTCATGCATCGGGTGGGGCGAGAATGATGACGGCCGCCCGTGAGGCGCTTGTACCGTTTGGCAACGATGCACCTTTACTGATTGCGGTGACTGTGCTGACCAGTATGGATGAAAGTGATTTACGCGATCTGGGTGTGACGTTGTCACCTGCTGAGCATGCAGAACGTCTGGCGCGTCTGGCGCAAAATTGCGGTCTTGATGGTGTCGTCTGTTCGGCACAGGAAGCAGTGCGCTTCAAAAAAGAGCTGGGCCAGGATTTCAAACTGGTGACGCCGGGGATCCGTCCCGCGGGCAGCGAAATTGGCGATCAGCGCCGTATTATGACGCCTGAGCAGGCAATGGCTGCAGGCGTAGACTATATGGTGATTGGGCGTCCGGTGACGCAATCAGCAAACCCGGCAGAGACGCTTAAGGCTATCAACGCCTCACTGAAAAAGGGGGCGTAATGACCGATTCTAACAGCCGTCTGGTCTATTCAACCGAAACCGGACGCATTGATGAGCCGAAAGCGAAAACGGAACGCCCGAAGGGGGATGGCATCGTTCGCATTCAGCGCCAAACCAGCGGCCGAAAAGGAAAGGGCGTGTGTCTGCTCTCCGGTCTTGATCTGGATGACGCGGAACTGGCAAAGCTGGCGGCAGAGCTGAAGAAGAAATGCGGATGCGGCGGTGCCGTGAAAGACGGTATTATCGAAATACAGGGTGATAAGCGTGATTTAATTAAAT belongs to Enterobacter cloacae and includes:
- a CDS encoding translation initiation factor produces the protein MTDSNSRLVYSTETGRIDEPKAKTERPKGDGIVRIQRQTSGRKGKGVCLLSGLDLDDAELAKLAAELKKKCGCGGAVKDGIIEIQGDKRDLIKSLLEAKGMKVKLAGG
- the pyrF gene encoding orotidine 5'-phosphate decarboxylase; translated protein: MTSVTSSASRVVTDSPVVVALDYNKRDAALAFVDGIDPRDCRLKVGKEMFTLFGPQIVRDLQQRGFDVFLDLKFHDIPNTTAHAVAAAAELGVWMVNVHASGGARMMTAAREALVPFGNDAPLLIAVTVLTSMDESDLRDLGVTLSPAEHAERLARLAQNCGLDGVVCSAQEAVRFKKELGQDFKLVTPGIRPAGSEIGDQRRIMTPEQAMAAGVDYMVIGRPVTQSANPAETLKAINASLKKGA